In Triticum urartu cultivar G1812 chromosome 6, Tu2.1, whole genome shotgun sequence, the following proteins share a genomic window:
- the LOC125517540 gene encoding putative pentatricopeptide repeat-containing protein At3g47840, translating to MPLKNVVSWTTLISALARAGRRHDAVRRFAEMRASGMPCDSHAFAAALTACADTGLLSRGREVHSLCAKLGFDATPYVANTLATLYARCGDVHRALAAVGRMGSRDVAAWTTVISSYAQTGRAKEAILAFVAMLRDGASNAARPNEYTYAAVIAACANISCVHLGEQLHAQAAQRGFASSRSVGNSLVTLYARAAGRLSAADAVFQESAAKDVVSWSAIISGYAQEGLAGEAFALFTEMRRHHCPRPNEFTLASLLSACATAASLDAGRQLHALAVAAGLEHHAMVRSALIDMYGKSGNMSDADVVFSNRTKDDVVSWTAMIVGNAGHGHSERALELFEEMCRVGLKPDHVAFIGVLSACCHAGAVELGLRYLNAMSKSYGLEPSKEHYGCVVDLLGRAGRIDEAEELIGGMAANERDGVVWTSLLRACAARGEEQTGKKAAERVMEAEPWGAGAHVAMANLYASKGQWCEAAQERHMMKQKGVVKGVGWSSVTVGGEERGVGVFVAGDRTHPQDNLIYEMLDLIYYGVGMARYVPDQMNLASEVELMVNTYSSSYN from the coding sequence ATGCCGCTCAAGAACGTGGTCTCCTGGACCACGCTCATCTCCGCACTGGCGCGGGCCGGCCGCCGCCACGACGCGGTCCGCCGCTTCGCCGAGATGCGAGCCTCCGGCATGCCCTGCGACTCGCACGCCTTCGCGGCTGCGCTCACCGCGTGCGCCGACACCGGGCTGCTGTCGCGCGGCCGTGAGGTGCACTCGCTCTGCGCCAAGCTCGGCTTCGACGCCACACCCTACGTCGCCAACACACTTGCCACGCTGTACGCGCGCTGCGGGGACGTCCACCGCGCACTGGCTGCGGTCGGCCGCATGGGCTCGCGAGACGTTGCCGCGTGGACGACTGTGATATCCTCCTACGCGCAGACTGGTCGTGCCAAGGAAGCCATCCTGGCATTCGTCGCGATGCTTCGTGACGGGGCATCAAACGCGGCAAGGCCCAACGAATACACATACGCTGCAGTTATTGCTGCGTGTGCAAATATTTCGTGTGTACATCTTGGAGAGCAGTTGCACGCGCAAGCTGCACAAAGAGGGTTCGCCAGCTCGCGCTCGGTGGGCAATTCACTCGTCACACTCTATGCCCGCGCCGCCGGTCGTCTGTCAGCAGCCGATGCGGTGTTCCAGGAAAGTGCTGCCAAGGATGTTGTCTCTTGGAGTGCAATCATATCAGGCTATGCGCAGGAAGGGCTTGCCGGGGAGGCTTTCGCCCTGTTTACTGAAATGCGACGGCACCATTGTCCTCGTCCGAATGAGTTTACTCTTGCCAGTCTCCTCAGTGCGTGCGCAACTGCTGCGTCACTGGACGCTGGTCGCCAACTCCACGCACTTGCTGTCGCTGCTGGACTTGAACACCATGCCATGGTCAGGAGCGCGCTCATTGACATGTATGGAAAGAGTGGCAACATGTCAGATGCTGATGTTGTATTTTCGAATCGCACGAAAGATGATGTGGTTTCATGGACCGCGATGATCGTCGGGAATGCTGGGCATGGCCACAGCGAAAGGGCACTTGAATTGTTTGAGGAAATGTGCCGTGTTGGGCTAAAGCCGGACCATGTTGCGTTCATTGGTGTGCTCAGTGCTTGCTGTCATGCTGGGGCAGTTGAGCTTGGATTGAGGTACCTCAATGCAAtgagcaaaagctacggactggAGCCGTCAAAGGAGCACTATGGCTGTGTCGTAGATTTGTTGGGCAGAGCTGGTAGAATAGATGAGGCTGAGGAGTTGATTGGTGGTATGGCAGCTAATGAAAGAGATGGCGTTGTTTGGACATCTTTGCTTAGGGCATGTGCAGCTCGAGGGGAAGAGCAAACCGGGAAGAAAGCTGCAGAGAGGGTAATGGAGGCAGAGCCATGGGGTGCAGGAGCACATGTGGCAATGGCAAATCTATACGCCAGCAAGGGACAGTGGTGTGAGGCAGCACAAGAGAGACATATGATGAAGCAGAAAGGGGTTGTGAAAGGAGTAGGCTGGTCATCAGTCAcagttggaggggaggagaggggaGTTGGGGTGTTTGTTGCAGGTGACCGGACACACCCCCAAGACAATTTGATCTATGAGATGCTTGACTTGATTTACTATGGAGTTGGAATGGCTCGGTATGTACCCGATCAGATGAATTTAGCATCTGAGGTAGAGCTAATGGTTAACACTTACAGTAGTAGTTATAACTGA